The sequence CCGGTATCCGGCTCGACTATTACCGGCCCGACTCCAAACCCTATGCCGACGTTGGTACGCCGACGGAGCTGTATCCAGGCGCTCTGCACATGGTGCCGGGACGAGATCCCTACGAGTTTCAGGTCAGCCCCTACTGGACGTGGAACCAAAGCCCCTGGGTGCATTACAGGCTCGAATTCGACTACCGCAAGGGTCACAACATGGAACAGGACGACCGGCGCATCACCCTGCAGTGCATCTGGGCTGGCGGCCCGCATCTGCATGATCGTTACTGAAATCAGGTGAAAATATGAAGAAGAATGTATTAGTCAATATATTTATTGTCATCTCTCTGTGGGCGGCGATCGTGCCTCTCCATGCCGCAAGAGGAACGGAAAACGGGGAACGTCCTCTGCGCGTCGTCACGACGATTCCCGATTATGCCGACTTTGCAAGCAGGTTGGGCGGGGAGCATGTCGTCGTGTCGCATATCGTCCAGGGAGACCAGGATGCCCATTTCATCCGGCCGAAGCCCTCATTCGTCCAGATGCTGCGCGAAGCCGACCTGCTCATTGCGACGGGCCTCGATCTCGAAATGTGGCTGCCCACCGCCGTCGACAAATCAGGCAATCCCCGCATTCGGAGCGAGGCGGTCGGCTACGTGGCGGCCGCCCAGGGGGTTCGGATGAAGGATATTCCGACCGTCCTGTCACGCAGTGAGGGAGGGCTTCACATCTATGGGAACCCTCACATCACCGTGAGCCCTCTCAATATGCTTCGCGTCGCCGAGAACATCGAGATCGGTCTTGAAAAGAACGCTCCGACTCATGCACAGGAGTTTCGGAACCGGCTGAACCAGCTTAAGGCTGAATTATATAAGAGGCTTTATGGATCTGAGCTGGTTGAGGTGCTTGGCGGCGAAACCCTGGTGAAACTCCATCAGGAAGGCAAACTGTACGACTTTCTGAAGCAGAATACCTTCGAAGGTAAGCCCCTGACCAACCTGCTGGGCGGCTGGACGGGCAGGATGTTGCCGCTGCGCGGCCTTGCCATCGTGACCTATCACAAGAACTGGGTCTACTTCTGCGACGATTTCGGCCTTGTTCAGGTTGATACCATCGAACCAAAACCCGGCATTCCGCCTTCTCCGAAACACACCAAAGAGCTGGAGGAGCGGATGCGCCGCGACGGCGTCAAGGTCATGCTGTCCGTCAACTACTTCGACGAACAGACCGTCAAATCGATTGCCGAGGCGACCGGGGCGACATACCGCATGGTTCCTTACTACGTAGGCGGTTCGGCCGGCGTGGGGGACTACTTCTGTCTCGTCGACCACTGGGTCGAGGCGCTCGTGACGATGGCCGCCGAGGCTGGTTGGAAGGGAGAGGGGCGATGACGGAAACGACCGACGCGGCGAGGGGCGATTCCCTCCCCGTCATCAGTTGTCGCGGGGTG is a genomic window of Candidatus Ozemobacteraceae bacterium containing:
- a CDS encoding metal ABC transporter substrate-binding protein, with the protein product MKKNVLVNIFIVISLWAAIVPLHAARGTENGERPLRVVTTIPDYADFASRLGGEHVVVSHIVQGDQDAHFIRPKPSFVQMLREADLLIATGLDLEMWLPTAVDKSGNPRIRSEAVGYVAAAQGVRMKDIPTVLSRSEGGLHIYGNPHITVSPLNMLRVAENIEIGLEKNAPTHAQEFRNRLNQLKAELYKRLYGSELVEVLGGETLVKLHQEGKLYDFLKQNTFEGKPLTNLLGGWTGRMLPLRGLAIVTYHKNWVYFCDDFGLVQVDTIEPKPGIPPSPKHTKELEERMRRDGVKVMLSVNYFDEQTVKSIAEATGATYRMVPYYVGGSAGVGDYFCLVDHWVEALVTMAAEAGWKGEGR